A genomic window from Streptomyces sp. NBC_01429 includes:
- a CDS encoding aspartate aminotransferase family protein: MVTAAQPQAEPASPAEPAALPARPEPHGADLAEPYLSGHLSSLGLAVEYVRAEGNTLYHLDADGAEVPVLDLVGGFGSTILGHNHPRIVSCARDLLDRQAPVFAQFSLHPYAHDVAQTLNTIVRRESGDAETYMAIFANSGAEAIEAAVKHAELDRVLKVVELTEAIEGEAGTVRAAVRRGTAALPDDIWERLGTRPPGTGTAEGGTEAPADTPIAAPADTPIDALIDAVRAANAALAQSPPVLLALEGSFHGKLVGSVQLTHNAAFRDPFRALATPCRFAPVGRPEVLDDIVAAERRTLFGLAVQDGRVRLTEHELPVFSAFVLEPIQGEGGIRPLDEEFARRIRQTCDAIGCPVVVDEIQSGMGRTGTFLASSSIGLRGDYYALGKSLGGGIAKAAVTLVRRSRYRAQFEMAHSSTFAKDGFSTLVAARTLELLEADGGVVYRRAEERGRRLTAMLEAVRRDFPDVIREVRGKGLMVGLELHDPSRSSCPEIRGHAEAGTFGYAVSGYLLRAHSVRIFPTASAPATLRFAPSVHITDAEIDHAEAALRGLCEVLREHDGVRLLGSRGDLRGSRADVPGSCGDVSDSRGDVTDSRRDATGSPDAPAEEGQRR; encoded by the coding sequence ATGGTCACAGCAGCACAGCCGCAAGCGGAACCGGCGTCACCGGCGGAACCGGCGGCGTTACCGGCGCGACCCGAACCGCACGGGGCGGATCTCGCGGAGCCGTACCTGTCCGGGCACCTGTCCTCGCTCGGGCTCGCGGTCGAGTACGTGCGCGCCGAGGGCAACACCCTCTACCACCTGGACGCGGACGGCGCGGAGGTGCCGGTACTCGACCTGGTCGGCGGGTTCGGCTCGACCATCCTGGGCCACAACCACCCGCGGATCGTCTCCTGCGCGAGGGACCTCCTCGACCGGCAGGCCCCGGTCTTCGCCCAGTTCTCGCTGCACCCGTACGCCCATGACGTGGCGCAGACGCTGAACACCATCGTGCGCCGCGAGTCCGGAGACGCCGAGACGTACATGGCGATCTTCGCGAACAGCGGCGCCGAGGCGATCGAGGCGGCCGTCAAGCACGCGGAACTCGACCGGGTGCTCAAGGTGGTGGAGCTGACGGAGGCCATCGAGGGCGAAGCCGGTACGGTACGCGCCGCCGTACGCCGTGGCACCGCCGCTCTGCCCGACGACATCTGGGAACGGCTCGGGACCCGGCCGCCCGGGACCGGCACGGCGGAGGGCGGGACCGAGGCCCCGGCCGACACCCCGATCGCTGCCCCGGCCGACACTCCGATCGACGCCTTGATCGACGCCGTCCGGGCCGCCAACGCGGCACTCGCCCAGTCCCCGCCGGTCCTCCTCGCGCTGGAGGGCTCCTTCCACGGCAAGCTGGTCGGCAGCGTCCAGCTCACCCACAACGCGGCGTTCCGCGACCCGTTCCGCGCCCTGGCCACTCCCTGCCGTTTCGCACCGGTCGGCCGGCCCGAGGTACTGGACGACATCGTCGCTGCCGAGCGCCGCACCCTGTTCGGCCTCGCGGTCCAGGACGGCCGCGTGCGCCTGACGGAACACGAACTCCCGGTGTTCAGCGCGTTCGTACTGGAGCCGATCCAGGGCGAGGGCGGTATCCGTCCCCTCGACGAGGAGTTCGCCCGGCGGATCCGGCAGACCTGTGACGCGATCGGCTGTCCGGTCGTGGTGGACGAGATCCAGAGCGGCATGGGGCGCACCGGCACCTTCCTCGCCAGCTCCTCCATCGGTCTGCGCGGTGACTACTACGCGCTGGGCAAGAGCCTGGGCGGTGGGATCGCCAAAGCGGCGGTGACCTTGGTGCGCAGGTCGCGCTACCGGGCGCAGTTCGAGATGGCGCACAGCTCGACGTTCGCCAAGGACGGCTTCTCCACCCTGGTCGCGGCCCGCACACTGGAGCTGCTGGAGGCCGACGGCGGCGTCGTGTACCGGCGGGCCGAGGAGCGCGGCCGTCGGCTGACGGCGATGCTGGAAGCCGTACGCCGCGACTTCCCCGACGTCATCAGGGAGGTGCGCGGCAAGGGCCTGATGGTCGGCTTGGAGCTGCACGACCCGAGCCGTTCCTCGTGCCCCGAGATCCGGGGGCACGCGGAGGCGGGCACATTCGGCTACGCCGTCTCCGGTTACCTGCTGCGTGCGCACTCCGTACGGATCTTCCCGACCGCCAGCGCCCCCGCGACCCTGCGCTTCGCGCCCTCCGTCCATATCACGGACGCCGAGATCGACCATGCCGAGGCGGCCTTGCGCGGCCTGTGCGAGGTGCTGCGCGAGCACGACGGTGTGCGTCTGCTCGGTTCGCGGGGCGACCTGCGCGGTTCGCGGGCCGACGTGCCCGGCTCGTGCGGCGACGTATCCGATTCGCGGGGCGACGTGACCGATTCGCGGCGCGACGCGACCGGCTCGCCGGACGCCCCGGCCGAAGAGGGGCAGCGCCGTTGA
- a CDS encoding diiron oxygenase, translating to MSTEQQGGPDAASEATLRRIVDAWPQRAAVVKAPDATSSGEPWNPELPDYPPDLVPFAEHPRFLAAAPEQREQVRTGLWLGYNERVIATEQLVAEPGFHLVMAGGLAGSDAPLMRQAIQQALVDESFHTYLHMTAHQRTMRLRGIRERPGQPVLVTYRRLQQMLAELPEAWERDIAVLTWSVVAETCINALLALVARDREIQPVHSLITTLHLRDESAHGSILVHVMCELYARMNPAQREMVARCLPVALAAFAEQDRSVLRLELVEAGIEGADEILGDLAAMPQGRQLVRDFSGARRLVAELGLTDRVDFTFPEQPEWSPVARPDEFPDLPAQLTGPAGAPH from the coding sequence TTGAGCACCGAGCAGCAGGGCGGTCCGGACGCGGCCTCCGAGGCCACCCTGCGCCGCATTGTCGACGCGTGGCCCCAACGTGCGGCGGTGGTCAAGGCCCCGGACGCGACCAGTTCCGGGGAGCCGTGGAATCCGGAGCTGCCCGACTACCCGCCGGATCTGGTGCCGTTCGCGGAGCATCCGCGCTTCCTGGCCGCCGCACCCGAACAGCGCGAGCAGGTACGGACCGGGCTGTGGCTGGGCTACAACGAACGGGTCATCGCCACCGAGCAGTTGGTCGCCGAACCCGGGTTCCACCTGGTCATGGCCGGTGGCCTGGCAGGCAGCGACGCCCCGTTGATGCGGCAGGCGATCCAGCAGGCGCTGGTGGACGAGAGCTTTCACACCTATCTGCACATGACCGCACACCAGCGCACCATGCGACTGCGCGGCATCCGTGAGCGGCCGGGGCAGCCCGTCCTCGTGACGTATCGGCGGCTCCAGCAGATGCTGGCCGAACTCCCGGAGGCGTGGGAGCGCGACATCGCGGTGCTCACCTGGAGTGTGGTCGCGGAGACCTGCATCAACGCGCTCCTCGCCCTGGTCGCCCGGGACAGGGAGATCCAGCCGGTGCACTCGCTGATCACCACACTGCACCTGCGCGACGAGTCCGCGCACGGCTCGATCCTGGTGCATGTCATGTGCGAGCTGTACGCCAGGATGAACCCCGCGCAGCGCGAGATGGTGGCCCGCTGCCTCCCGGTGGCACTGGCGGCCTTCGCCGAACAGGACCGTTCGGTACTGCGGCTGGAACTGGTCGAGGCGGGCATCGAGGGCGCCGACGAGATCCTCGGCGACCTGGCCGCGATGCCGCAGGGGCGGCAATTGGTCCGTGACTTCTCCGGTGCCCGCCGGCTGGTGGCCGAGCTGGGCCTGACCGACAGGGTCGACTTCACCTTCCCCGAGCAGCCGGAGTGGTCGCCGGTGGCCCGCCCGGACGAATTCCCCGACCTCCCGGCGCAGCTCACGGGCCCGGCCGGCGCACCACACTGA
- a CDS encoding class I SAM-dependent DNA methyltransferase, producing the protein MTDQITAPQPYSTVAETYDRLGELVFAGWGEKPHHEKADFLSRLWSDGAPPVDSVLELACGTGLMLGELVERGHRVVGLDRSEAMLARARARLGADVPLVCAALPDIPVDQRFDAVISPGSSLNYLTETELAATFRSVAAKLRPGGSFVFDVLSPSTMGDHGGGNVLAGDFGDTAFILAFANSADGARSDVTWTQFVRTAPEADAPYLKSVERHHLHRATPETIRASADACGLAEQGVYDNYAFRPLDEATSVQTWVFRLPTP; encoded by the coding sequence ATGACCGACCAGATCACCGCCCCGCAGCCCTACAGCACGGTGGCGGAGACGTACGACCGGCTCGGCGAACTCGTCTTCGCGGGCTGGGGCGAGAAACCCCACCACGAAAAGGCCGACTTTCTGTCCCGGCTCTGGTCCGACGGCGCCCCACCCGTCGACAGCGTCCTGGAACTGGCCTGTGGTACGGGCCTGATGCTCGGCGAGCTGGTGGAGCGCGGCCATCGCGTGGTCGGCCTCGACCGCTCGGAGGCCATGCTCGCCCGTGCCCGCGCCCGGTTGGGGGCGGACGTGCCGCTGGTGTGCGCCGCCCTGCCCGACATCCCCGTGGACCAGCGCTTCGACGCGGTCATCAGCCCGGGATCCTCCCTGAACTACCTCACCGAAACCGAGCTGGCGGCCACTTTCCGCTCGGTCGCGGCGAAGTTGCGCCCGGGGGGCTCGTTCGTCTTCGACGTGCTGTCGCCCAGCACGATGGGCGACCACGGCGGCGGCAATGTCCTCGCCGGGGACTTCGGCGACACGGCGTTCATCCTGGCCTTCGCCAACAGCGCTGACGGGGCCCGCAGCGACGTCACCTGGACCCAGTTCGTACGCACCGCCCCCGAGGCCGACGCCCCCTACCTCAAGTCCGTCGAGCGGCATCACCTGCACCGCGCCACCCCCGAGACGATCAGGGCCTCGGCGGACGCCTGCGGCCTGGCCGAACAGGGCGTGTACGACAATTACGCCTTCCGCCCCCTGGACGAGGCCACTTCGGTGCAGACGTGGGTGTTCCGCCTGCCGACGCCCTGA
- a CDS encoding phosphotransferase enzyme family protein, with product MQASEVTRAVAAAMSTASSLGLTADDAIVLQNSNKVTLRLLPCDVVARVAPVAHQVAQFEIDLAQRLTESGCPVAALDPRVEPRVHERDGFVVTLWTYYAPVTSREVSPADYADALDRLHAGMREVDVPTPHFTDRVEGAQQLVADRDRTPALAEADRELLGDTLRDLRRAIGERGGPEQLLHGEPHPGNVLTTKSGLLFIDLETCCRGPVEFDLAHAPEEVGEHCPGVDHDVLRECRILVLAMITTWRWDRGDQLPNGRLLGTEWLGQIRAALDRDGPDTRG from the coding sequence ATGCAGGCGTCAGAGGTCACGCGTGCGGTGGCCGCGGCCATGTCGACCGCTTCCTCACTTGGCCTGACAGCCGACGACGCGATCGTTCTTCAGAACTCGAACAAGGTCACTCTGCGTCTGCTCCCTTGTGACGTCGTGGCCCGGGTGGCGCCTGTGGCGCATCAGGTCGCACAGTTCGAAATCGACCTCGCTCAGCGGCTCACCGAATCCGGCTGCCCGGTGGCCGCTCTCGATCCTCGGGTGGAGCCACGCGTCCATGAGCGCGATGGCTTCGTGGTCACGCTGTGGACCTACTACGCACCCGTGACATCCCGCGAGGTGTCACCGGCCGACTACGCCGACGCGCTCGACCGGCTGCACGCCGGCATGCGCGAGGTCGATGTCCCGACGCCGCACTTCACGGATCGGGTCGAGGGCGCTCAACAACTCGTGGCGGACCGCGACCGCACTCCGGCGCTCGCCGAAGCGGACCGGGAGCTGCTCGGCGACACGTTACGAGACCTGAGACGGGCGATCGGCGAGCGCGGCGGCCCCGAGCAGCTGCTGCACGGCGAGCCGCACCCGGGCAACGTGCTCACCACGAAGAGCGGGCTGCTGTTCATAGACCTTGAGACGTGCTGCCGCGGGCCCGTCGAATTCGACCTCGCCCATGCGCCCGAAGAGGTCGGCGAGCACTGTCCGGGGGTCGATCACGACGTGCTGCGCGAGTGCCGGATCCTCGTGCTGGCGATGATCACCACGTGGCGCTGGGATCGCGGCGACCAACTCCCCAACGGGAGGCTGCTGGGCACCGAGTGGCTCGGCCAGATCCGAGCGGCACTCGATCGCGACGGCCCGGACACCCGGGGCTGA
- a CDS encoding RsiV family protein has product MRQPLAALIITTTLLAATACGTGGSSDGSADKDSASGGSKAGAGGGSVDPARIPGLRLANDSSEGGSCRWATSYPVIPGADTLTAALKAYVEKERDSYIENQKERDGEGSACAEGVSGGDAGAAEGDHELNVSFSFLAALADVVGLRFSRFESGGAGDGLSDTTMWFDGSTGKVVPALSLISDNKAKLFQFLNALKTALKGHEGVTPDMLAEALVAPRDTTLNNLAFTSKGDLRVAFDAGTVGPPAAGAVTAEVPSDEVKPLLSDFGGRVWEQIVNPGKGLALDGTPAPGESEAGEPDKGGTAPAKRSVDCLKSK; this is encoded by the coding sequence ATGAGACAGCCGCTGGCTGCCCTGATCATCACCACCACCCTGCTTGCCGCCACCGCGTGCGGTACGGGTGGCTCGTCGGACGGCTCCGCCGACAAGGACTCCGCCTCCGGCGGTTCGAAGGCCGGAGCCGGCGGCGGTTCGGTGGATCCCGCCCGGATCCCCGGCCTGCGTCTCGCCAACGACAGCAGCGAGGGCGGCTCCTGCCGCTGGGCCACCAGCTACCCGGTGATTCCGGGGGCGGACACCCTGACCGCGGCTCTCAAGGCGTACGTGGAGAAGGAGCGCGACAGCTACATCGAGAACCAGAAGGAGCGGGACGGCGAGGGGTCGGCCTGTGCCGAGGGCGTGTCCGGGGGCGATGCCGGGGCCGCCGAGGGGGACCATGAGCTGAACGTCAGCTTCTCCTTCCTGGCCGCGTTGGCCGATGTCGTCGGCCTGCGGTTCAGCCGGTTCGAGAGCGGCGGCGCGGGCGACGGGCTGAGCGACACCACCATGTGGTTCGACGGCAGCACCGGGAAGGTCGTGCCCGCCCTCTCCCTGATCAGCGACAACAAGGCCAAGCTGTTCCAGTTCCTCAACGCGCTGAAGACCGCCCTCAAGGGCCATGAAGGGGTCACCCCCGACATGCTGGCCGAGGCACTGGTCGCACCACGCGACACCACCCTCAACAATCTGGCCTTCACTTCGAAGGGCGACCTGCGCGTCGCCTTCGACGCCGGTACGGTCGGCCCGCCCGCCGCGGGCGCGGTCACCGCGGAGGTGCCCTCCGACGAAGTGAAGCCGCTGCTCTCCGACTTCGGCGGCCGGGTGTGGGAGCAGATCGTCAACCCCGGCAAGGGCCTCGCCCTCGACGGCACCCCGGCCCCCGGTGAGTCGGAAGCCGGCGAGCCGGACAAGGGAGGCACCGCCCCGGCCAAGCGCTCCGTCGACTGCCTCAAGTCCAAGTGA
- a CDS encoding polysaccharide deacetylase family protein, with translation MALTFDDGPGQYTQELLKHLAAYNARATFFMVGRNAELQPGVVREVVAAGHELGSHSWEHRDLSRMTVGEVRTDLDSTNAAIKKITGSDPTVMRPPYGAHNATVDAATRLPMILWSIDTEDWKYHDSAKVSATVNTTVRPGDIVLMHDIHATSVAAVPSVLEKLKADGYEFVTVSELYGPDGPKAGTALSSRQDAFGRN, from the coding sequence GTGGCCCTGACCTTCGACGACGGCCCCGGCCAGTACACCCAGGAACTCCTGAAGCACCTGGCCGCGTACAACGCCCGCGCGACGTTCTTCATGGTCGGCCGTAACGCGGAGCTTCAGCCCGGTGTCGTACGCGAGGTGGTCGCCGCCGGTCACGAACTGGGCAGCCACAGCTGGGAACACCGTGACCTCAGCCGGATGACCGTCGGCGAGGTGCGGACCGACCTGGACAGCACGAACGCCGCGATCAAGAAGATCACCGGCTCCGACCCCACCGTCATGCGCCCGCCCTACGGCGCGCACAACGCGACCGTGGACGCGGCGACCAGGCTTCCGATGATCCTCTGGTCCATCGACACCGAGGACTGGAAGTACCACGACAGCGCCAAGGTCTCGGCCACGGTGAACACCACGGTCAGGCCCGGGGACATCGTCCTGATGCACGACATCCACGCCACCTCGGTGGCGGCGGTGCCGAGCGTGCTGGAGAAGCTGAAGGCCGACGGGTACGAGTTCGTGACGGTCTCCGAGCTGTACGGCCCCGACGGACCGAAGGCCGGTACGGCCCTCAGCTCGCGGCAGGACGCGTTCGGACGTAACTGA
- a CDS encoding TetR/AcrR family transcriptional regulator yields the protein MTSRAESAAATRRALLDAAADLLDLGGLEAVTLRAVGAQAGVTRGAPYRHFPDKESLLIAIGTRAWDRLGSHMQALRANPGLSTTDKVRGGIIALIGIGRAQPHLYKLMFSNPPGDPAALARAAEASQTEFLAIVADLVGEQDARRYGALLISIANGVAGMEVSGQLPNEKWGEVTAEGLIDTLVGMIAGEGRRA from the coding sequence ATGACCAGCCGCGCCGAATCCGCCGCAGCCACCCGCCGCGCCCTGCTCGACGCCGCGGCCGATCTGCTCGACCTCGGTGGCCTCGAAGCGGTGACCCTGCGCGCGGTCGGAGCACAAGCCGGAGTGACCCGCGGAGCGCCCTATCGCCACTTCCCCGACAAGGAGAGCCTGCTGATCGCGATCGGCACGCGTGCGTGGGACCGACTCGGAAGTCACATGCAGGCGCTCCGCGCGAATCCCGGCTTGTCGACCACCGACAAAGTGCGTGGCGGGATCATCGCGCTCATCGGCATCGGCCGCGCCCAGCCACACCTCTACAAGCTGATGTTCAGCAATCCGCCCGGTGACCCCGCGGCGTTGGCCCGTGCGGCCGAGGCCAGTCAGACCGAGTTCCTCGCGATCGTCGCCGACCTGGTCGGCGAGCAGGACGCCCGGCGGTACGGCGCCCTGCTCATCAGCATCGCGAACGGAGTCGCCGGCATGGAGGTGAGCGGCCAGCTGCCCAACGAGAAGTGGGGCGAGGTCACCGCGGAAGGGCTCATCGACACGCTTGTCGGCATGATCGCCGGCGAGGGCCGGCGCGCCTGA
- a CDS encoding SDR family oxidoreductase, producing the protein MTTSTETQEIVIVTGASTGMGAATAREMARRGFHVLAGVRRDSDGEVLLAAGIEPVILDITNQDHIAALAARIDDDPQGRVLRALVNNAGLPCAGPVEVVPLDEWRRLFEVNVFGHVALTQALLPALVRGKGRIVNISSLNGKVSMAGYGAYAGSKFAMEAVSDALRNELAPSGVQVVVVEPGGVQTQMAGTGLASLSRLSARMTPEQNARYGALTQALPSHVAAFTKAGVTSETAARTIAKAATVRKPRTRYTIGAMATFLIRASRFLPDRVLDRMTTSDLRKHYPDRVRPATAARHA; encoded by the coding sequence GTGACAACGTCAACCGAAACTCAGGAAATCGTCATCGTCACCGGGGCATCGACCGGGATGGGCGCGGCCACCGCGCGGGAAATGGCCCGCCGCGGATTCCATGTCCTCGCCGGCGTACGCCGCGACAGCGACGGCGAGGTCCTCCTCGCCGCCGGCATCGAGCCGGTGATCCTCGACATCACCAACCAGGACCACATCGCCGCGCTGGCGGCACGCATCGACGACGACCCGCAGGGGCGCGTCTTGCGGGCGCTGGTCAACAACGCCGGCCTCCCCTGCGCCGGACCGGTCGAAGTGGTGCCGCTCGACGAATGGCGGCGGCTGTTCGAAGTGAATGTCTTCGGTCATGTCGCGCTCACCCAGGCGCTGCTGCCCGCGCTGGTGCGCGGCAAGGGCCGGATCGTCAACATCAGCTCGCTGAACGGCAAGGTCTCCATGGCCGGTTACGGCGCCTACGCCGGCAGCAAGTTCGCCATGGAGGCGGTGAGCGACGCCCTGCGCAACGAACTGGCCCCCTCCGGCGTACAGGTCGTGGTCGTCGAGCCGGGCGGCGTCCAGACCCAGATGGCCGGCACCGGCCTGGCGAGCTTGAGCCGCCTCAGCGCCCGCATGACCCCGGAACAGAACGCGCGCTACGGCGCCTTGACGCAGGCGCTGCCCTCCCACGTCGCCGCGTTCACCAAAGCCGGGGTGACCTCCGAGACCGCGGCCCGGACGATCGCCAAGGCCGCAACCGTCCGTAAGCCGCGCACGCGCTACACCATCGGCGCGATGGCCACCTTCCTCATCCGTGCCTCCCGTTTCCTTCCCGACCGGGTGCTCGACCGGATGACCACCTCCGACCTGCGCAAGCACTACCCGGACCGGGTCCGGCCGGCCACCGCGGCACGTCACGCGTGA
- a CDS encoding aldehyde dehydrogenase family protein, translating to MSTIPPARNLIDGEWSESGSVQDSVNPSTGEVVGTYRSAGRAEAQAAIAAARTAFATTDWSRDPALRSRALLELADRIAERVPGLSRTLTRENGKRLDETAWEVAVAVDWLRYSAASALTQVAGRAAEPTPGQYFHSLPEAMGVAGIISPWNSPVILTVRALGPAIGAGCTAVVKMPGQTALTNALFAEAVAATRSLPAGVVNILTEAGNEVAPLLVESPDVDVLSYTGSTHVGRLIAAAAAPTLKRLNLELGGKTPLIVFDDADLDAVVPQLVMASTLMNGQFCCTGSRVLVQRGIADELRTRLAAALEAVRVGPAEDPATQLGPLIDKAAVARVDSIVAEAASYAKAIVRGGPVTDPELAGGAFFRPALLEVERLDVPLVQQEVFGPVQTFEIFDDEADAVQRANATEFGLAAALYTHDDTRARRVGRALHFGGIWVNGWGMMSEHFEQGGFKQSGIGVLCGPSAIGEFQNLKTYATATPRQP from the coding sequence ATGTCCACCATCCCGCCCGCCCGGAACCTGATCGACGGGGAGTGGAGCGAGTCCGGCTCCGTACAGGACTCGGTCAACCCCTCCACCGGCGAGGTCGTCGGCACGTACCGCTCGGCGGGCCGCGCCGAGGCACAGGCCGCGATCGCCGCCGCGCGTACCGCCTTCGCCACCACCGACTGGTCCCGCGATCCGGCGCTGCGCTCCCGGGCCCTGCTCGAACTGGCCGACCGGATCGCCGAACGTGTCCCCGGCCTGAGCCGGACGCTGACCCGGGAGAACGGCAAGCGGCTGGACGAGACGGCCTGGGAGGTCGCGGTCGCCGTCGACTGGCTGCGCTACAGCGCCGCGTCCGCGCTCACCCAGGTCGCGGGCCGGGCCGCCGAGCCGACGCCGGGCCAGTACTTCCACTCGTTGCCGGAGGCGATGGGGGTCGCCGGCATCATCTCGCCGTGGAACTCCCCGGTGATCCTGACGGTGCGTGCCCTCGGCCCGGCGATCGGCGCGGGCTGCACCGCCGTGGTGAAGATGCCCGGGCAGACCGCCCTGACCAACGCCCTGTTCGCCGAGGCCGTCGCCGCCACCAGATCTCTGCCCGCGGGTGTGGTCAACATCCTCACCGAGGCGGGCAACGAGGTGGCGCCGCTCCTGGTCGAGTCGCCGGACGTGGACGTGCTCAGCTACACCGGCAGCACCCACGTCGGCCGCCTCATCGCCGCCGCGGCCGCGCCGACGCTCAAGCGCCTCAACCTCGAACTGGGCGGCAAGACCCCGCTGATCGTCTTCGACGACGCGGACCTGGACGCCGTGGTCCCGCAGCTGGTGATGGCATCCACCCTGATGAACGGGCAGTTCTGCTGTACCGGCTCACGCGTGCTCGTGCAGCGCGGCATCGCCGACGAACTGCGCACCCGGCTGGCCGCCGCGCTGGAGGCGGTCAGGGTCGGGCCGGCGGAGGACCCCGCCACCCAGCTCGGGCCGCTGATCGACAAGGCCGCCGTCGCACGGGTCGACAGCATCGTGGCGGAAGCCGCCTCCTACGCCAAGGCCATCGTCAGGGGCGGGCCCGTCACCGACCCCGAGCTGGCGGGCGGCGCGTTCTTCCGCCCGGCGCTGCTGGAGGTGGAGCGGCTCGATGTCCCTCTGGTACAGCAGGAAGTGTTCGGTCCGGTACAGACCTTCGAGATCTTCGACGACGAGGCCGACGCGGTCCAGCGGGCGAACGCCACCGAGTTCGGTCTGGCCGCCGCGCTGTACACCCACGACGACACCCGGGCCCGCCGGGTCGGACGGGCCCTGCACTTCGGCGGGATCTGGGTCAACGGCTGGGGCATGATGTCCGAGCACTTCGAGCAGGGCGGTTTCAAGCAGAGCGGGATCGGCGTGCTGTGCGGTCCGTCGGCCATCGGCGAGTTCCAGAACCTCAAAACCTACGCCACCGCCACGCCGCGACAGCCCTGA
- a CDS encoding PaaI family thioesterase has product MTTTDPTTMTGLELMRWVQTERPTDLPSIGRLLGMRFDEVEHGRIVISLDTRPDFANPLGTVHGGIAATLLDSVMGSAIHTTLPAGTGYTTLELKINYIRTAHTDEQTLTAEGTVIHAGRRTATAEGRVRDDQGKLIAHATTTCLIL; this is encoded by the coding sequence ATGACCACGACCGACCCGACCACCATGACCGGCCTGGAACTGATGCGCTGGGTGCAGACCGAACGCCCCACCGACCTACCCTCCATCGGCCGCCTGCTCGGCATGCGCTTCGACGAGGTCGAGCACGGCCGCATCGTCATCTCCCTGGACACCCGCCCCGACTTCGCCAACCCCCTCGGCACCGTCCACGGCGGCATCGCCGCCACACTCCTCGACTCCGTCATGGGCTCCGCCATCCACACCACCCTCCCCGCGGGCACCGGCTACACCACCCTCGAACTCAAGATCAACTACATCCGCACCGCCCACACCGACGAACAGACACTCACCGCCGAGGGCACCGTCATCCACGCAGGCCGCCGCACCGCCACGGCCGAGGGCAGGGTGCGGGACGACCAGGGCAAACTCATCGCCCACGCCACCACCACGTGCCTGATCCTCTAG
- a CDS encoding TetR/AcrR family transcriptional regulator, with the protein MSPRKSDSRDRMILSAVALLREYGASATSVDRVLAHSGAPRGSVYHHFPGGRTQLIDEAVVRAGDFIADLIDTATQADDPVAAIDAFFDFWRERLVESGFRVGCPIVAVAAETNDDAPHLARSAATAFARWQEALAALFVRHGLTDERGRRLGAFIIATVEGAVIMCRAEQSLAPIEAAATEIHDLLLHTLRQRTHTPPLPAETPASLTRGEGERP; encoded by the coding sequence GTGAGCCCGCGCAAGAGCGACAGTCGTGACCGGATGATCCTCAGTGCTGTTGCCCTGCTGCGTGAGTACGGGGCAAGCGCGACCAGCGTCGACCGCGTGCTCGCCCACAGCGGAGCACCTCGCGGCTCCGTGTATCACCACTTCCCCGGCGGGCGGACGCAGCTCATCGACGAGGCGGTGGTGCGGGCGGGGGACTTCATCGCCGACCTGATCGACACCGCCACGCAGGCCGACGATCCGGTGGCGGCCATCGACGCGTTCTTCGACTTCTGGCGCGAACGGCTCGTGGAAAGCGGCTTCCGGGTCGGCTGCCCCATCGTGGCCGTGGCCGCGGAGACCAATGACGACGCGCCCCACTTGGCCCGCTCCGCCGCCACCGCCTTCGCCCGCTGGCAGGAGGCCCTCGCGGCCCTGTTCGTCAGGCACGGACTCACCGACGAACGCGGCCGGAGGCTGGGCGCCTTCATCATCGCCACGGTCGAGGGTGCGGTGATCATGTGCCGGGCGGAGCAGAGCCTCGCCCCGATCGAGGCGGCCGCCACCGAGATCCACGACCTGCTGCTCCACACGCTGCGGCAGCGGACGCACACCCCGCCCCTTCCGGCGGAGACACCGGCATCGCTCACGCGAGGAGAAGGAGAACGACCATGA